CGGAGGTCGTGCTGCTCACCGGCTTCGCCACGTTGGAGACGGCGGTGGCGGCGGTGCGCGCGGGCGCGTGCGCCTATCTCATGAAGCCCTGCGCGCCGCGCGAGCTGCTCCTGACGCTGGAGCAGGCGATGCGGCAGGTGCGCCTGCACGCGGAGAAGCGCGAGCTGGCCCGGCGCGCGCAGGTGACGGAGAAGCTGGCCGCGGTGGGGACGATGACCGCGGGGCTGTCCCACGAGATTCGCAACCCGCTCAACGCCGCGGCCCTCCAGCTGTCCGTGCTGGAGCGTCGGGTGCGCAGGTTGCCGGACCACCAGCAGGGCACGTTGCTGGAGCCGCTCTTGCTCGTGCGCGACGAGATTCGCCGGTTGGACCACATCCTGGAGGACTTCCTCCAGTTCGCCCGGCCTCGCGAGTTCCGCCCCGGCTCCGTGGACGTGAAGGCGCTGGTGCGCCGCGTGGTGGACCTCCTGAGCAGTCAGGCGGAGACGCGCAAGGTGTCGCTGACGCAGGTGGTGCCGGAGTCGAGCCTGCCCGCGCTCTCCGGTGAAGAGGAGCGGCTGCGGCAGGTGCTCATCAACCTGTGCCTCAACGCGCTGGAGTCCACGCCCGCCGGCGGCCACGTGACGCTCACGGTGGGCACCGAGGACACGCGCGTGTGGCTCACGGTGGACGACACGGGCTCGGGCGTCCCGGAGGCGATGAGGGACCGCATCTTCGAGCCCTTCTTCACCACCAAGGCGCAGGGCTCCGGGCTGGGGCTGCCCATCGTCCACGCCATCGTCACGCAGCACGGCGGGACGCTGGAGGTGGGCACCGCCCCGAGCGGCGGCGCCCGTTTCCTCTTGCGGCTCCCGGTGGCGCGCTAGGACGACGCGCCGCCGGAGGCTCCACTTCAGAAGCCGGCGACGGGCGGCCTCACCACGCTGGAGGCGGAGACGCTCGCGCAGAGGATGCAGGCGCTCTGGTTGGAGCCGTCCGCGCGCGTGCCGGGCTTGTCCGCGCTGGCGAACTGCTGGTCCCTGCCGCCACCGGGCTCGTTGGTGAACCAGATGTCGAACTCGTAGTGCACGGGCACCGGCTTGCCGTCGAGCGTGGCGGGCGCGTAGCGCCACGTCGTCAGGGTGCGGATGACGCCCTCCTCCAGGCCGGAGAGGCTCTGCAGCGACTTGCAGTTGGTGACGCTGCCCTCGGCGGTGATGGTGCACCGGGTGACGATGGCGCCCTTGGGCACGGCGGAGATGCGCGAGCGCAGGTTCTGGGTGATGTCCTGGAAGGCGAGCCGCTGCCCGGACACGAAGCGGGGCGGGGTGATGCCGGGCCCCAGCGAGAAGACGCCGTCGTCCTCGGGCTGGGGGCGGGGGGGCGTCGGCGCGGCGGGCGGCGTCGCGGCCGGAGTGAGCGCGGGGAGCGCCGCGGTCATCACCTGCATCGAGATGCTGTCGTGCTCCACCTGCGCTTCGTCCACCGGGGCCTGGTCCACCGGCGCCGTGTGGCCCTGCGCGGCCACGGCCTCGGAGGGGACGGTGGGCTCCACGTCGAGCGGGTAGGGCGTCCTGGGAAGCTGCGTGCGCGCAATCCCCTGCGTGTCCGGGATGAGCAGCGGCCGGGGGCTGCGCTCGCGCGCCGGCCGGGGCGTGGAGGAGACCTTGTGGAGCACGCGCGTCGAACGGCTGGACGGCTTGGTGGTCAGGTCGAGCGGGAGGATGCGGGGCGCCGGAGCCACCAGGGGCCGATGCACGGGCGGCGTGACTTCCGTGAAGGCGCGCTCGTGCGTCGCCAGCGGTGCCACATCCAGGGCCTGGGGCGCCACGGCCATCGCCGTCAGCGGCACCTGCGAGGAGCCCAGCGCGACGGCCAGCGCCGCGCCACCCAGTCCACTCACCAGCCTCCACGAGCGACGCGGCGCCCGCGCGTCGGGGACCGCCAGGAGGCGCCGGATGCGGCCCAGCAGCGAGCCCCCATCCGCGCCCAGGGCGAGCAGGGCGGACGGCGGCGCGCGCAGTTGCTCGATGTGCGCCAGCGCGCGGGCATAGAGGACCGCGTCGCCGCACGACTGCACGGCCTGGTCATCGGCGCAGTGCTCGCGCTCCTCGCGGATGCGGTGGGACAGCCACCAGACGGCCGGGTGGTAGAACAAGAAGGTCTCCACCAGCGCCTGGAGCAGGTTGACCAGGTAGTCGTGCCGCTGGATGTGCGCGAGCTCGTGGGAGAGCACCGCCTCCAATTGCTGGGGCGACAGCCCGGTGATGGCCCCCGCGGGCACGAGGATGAGCGGACGCCACAGGCCGATGACCTGGGGTACGTCGATGCGCGTGGACGCCATCAGCCGCACGGGACGCGACATCCGCAGCTTCGTGAGCGCGCGCTCCATCGCCTCGCGCCAGACGCTGTCGGGCTCGCGGGTGTGCAGCCGCGACAGCCGCTGCGCCGCGTACCAGGAGACGAGCGTCCGGGCCGACAGCAGCAGCACGCCGACACACCATGCCGGCAGCAGCCAGGGCCGCAGCAGCTCCAGCCAGGTCACCGTGACCTCGGCCGTGGGCGCGAGGTCCGCCACCACGACCTCCCGGGCCACCGCCGCCGCCGGGGCGAGCACCTGGGGGGAAAGGCCTGTCGACAACGCGGCGACCGGCGCCTCCATGAGGGTCCTCAGGAAGGTCACCAGCGGCAACACCGCCATGGTCGCGAGCCCCAGGCACGCGACGACATAGCGCCCCTTCGCCGAGCGGCGCGACATCATCGCCAGCAGCCCCGCCACGACGAGGGCCACCGCGCCGCCCTGCCAGACGAAGTCGATGAGGGCCCGTTCCAGCGCGTCCAGCACGTGCATCACTTCCCCCGCCTCTCGTGCTCGTCCAGCAGCTTCCGGATCTCCGCCAGCTCCTGCGCCGAGGCCCGCTTCATCGACAGGGCCTGGGCGACGACGCTCGACGCGGAGCCCCCGAAGGCGCGGTCCATCAGGTCGCGCAGCAGGTCGCGCTGCGTGCGCTTCTGGCTGAGGGCCGCCTCGTAGACGTGCGTGCGCTCACTCTCGTCGCGCTGCACCAGCCCCTTCTCCGTCATGTTCTGGAGGAGCTTGAGGACGGTG
The genomic region above belongs to Myxococcus guangdongensis and contains:
- a CDS encoding ATP-binding protein gives rise to the protein MTEPNAQSPARVLVVDDNAAFLDNLDELLGDAGYVVHAASTCRGAREKARDGFDVALVDLRLPDGDGTALAAELKEGAPDSEVVLLTGFATLETAVAAVRAGACAYLMKPCAPRELLLTLEQAMRQVRLHAEKRELARRAQVTEKLAAVGTMTAGLSHEIRNPLNAAALQLSVLERRVRRLPDHQQGTLLEPLLLVRDEIRRLDHILEDFLQFARPREFRPGSVDVKALVRRVVDLLSSQAETRKVSLTQVVPESSLPALSGEEERLRQVLINLCLNALESTPAGGHVTLTVGTEDTRVWLTVDDTGSGVPEAMRDRIFEPFFTTKAQGSGLGLPIVHAIVTQHGGTLEVGTAPSGGARFLLRLPVAR
- a CDS encoding M56 family metallopeptidase, with the protein product MHVLDALERALIDFVWQGGAVALVVAGLLAMMSRRSAKGRYVVACLGLATMAVLPLVTFLRTLMEAPVAALSTGLSPQVLAPAAAVAREVVVADLAPTAEVTVTWLELLRPWLLPAWCVGVLLLSARTLVSWYAAQRLSRLHTREPDSVWREAMERALTKLRMSRPVRLMASTRIDVPQVIGLWRPLILVPAGAITGLSPQQLEAVLSHELAHIQRHDYLVNLLQALVETFLFYHPAVWWLSHRIREEREHCADDQAVQSCGDAVLYARALAHIEQLRAPPSALLALGADGGSLLGRIRRLLAVPDARAPRRSWRLVSGLGGAALAVALGSSQVPLTAMAVAPQALDVAPLATHERAFTEVTPPVHRPLVAPAPRILPLDLTTKPSSRSTRVLHKVSSTPRPARERSPRPLLIPDTQGIARTQLPRTPYPLDVEPTVPSEAVAAQGHTAPVDQAPVDEAQVEHDSISMQVMTAALPALTPAATPPAAPTPPRPQPEDDGVFSLGPGITPPRFVSGQRLAFQDITQNLRSRISAVPKGAIVTRCTITAEGSVTNCKSLQSLSGLEEGVIRTLTTWRYAPATLDGKPVPVHYEFDIWFTNEPGGGRDQQFASADKPGTRADGSNQSACILCASVSASSVVRPPVAGF
- a CDS encoding BlaI/MecI/CopY family transcriptional regulator, whose amino-acid sequence is MTPVPPQPTRAELAILRVLWQLGPSTVRQVHESLRGTQEKDTGYTTVLKLLQNMTEKGLVQRDESERTHVYEAALSQKRTQRDLLRDLMDRAFGGSASSVVAQALSMKRASAQELAEIRKLLDEHERRGK